The DNA segment ACAGTCGAGGCTgttcagcgggtttaaactcaatggtgatggtgatgatgaccggtacgcgtagaatcgagaccgaggagagggttagggataggcttaccttcgaaccgcgggccctctagactcgagcggccgccactgtgctggatatctgcagaattgtcttgacccttcacCATGCTAATCGCTTCCAAACCGCAGGACGAAAGCAACAAACCCGGatgcgaaaaggaggaaaaccaCTACGTGCCCAACGAAAGCAGTGACGCCTTTTACTACTACAagcatattttgaaattgcagaagaagaaccGACTAAGGGTGACGAAAAACAGAATGCCCAGCATGCTGTACTACTGCCTGAACAATTGCAGCGACATGACGTGTGCGGAAATTTCAGGCCTTGATGGATCCTTTGTCGCCACGGCGCATTCGAATAACATAATCAAGTTGTGGAACATCAAACAGTCCCAAGCGaacaaaataagaaaaaaaaaaaagaaatggaaaagattAATAAAGGGGACATAAACGATACGATGAAAAGGAGACATTATCatttagaagaaaataatgcCACGTCCATAGACTTAGAttatgatgaagaaaatgatggaATTTGCAAATTGTATGGAAATATTCATAACGTTACGAGCCTACGTTTTGGTGAAtcgaataaaatattactatCGGGAAATGTTAATGGGGATGTATATCTCTACAGCACTgtaagtaataaaaattatgtcaAGTATGTGGGTGGGCACACACCTATATGGTCTCTCGACACGGCCTTCTTAGGCTACTTCTTTTGCTCCAGTGAAGATGATGGCAATTTGAGGATCTACTCCACCAACAGAACATACCCCTTTATTACTTACACGTATAACTGCCCAGGAAACGTTTCCAAATATCACTACAACAGCACGCTTGTGGCTTGTGGCTACTACGGTAAGCGCATCAC comes from the Plasmodium vivax scf_7105 genomic scaffold, whole genome shotgun sequence genome and includes:
- a CDS encoding hypothetical protein (encoded by transcript PVX_238290A), which encodes MLIASKPQDESNKPGCEKEENHYVPNESSDAFYYYKHILKLQKKNRLRVTKNRMPSMLYYCLNNCSDMTCAEISGLDGSFVATAHSNNIIKLWNIKQSQANKIRKKKKKWKRLIKGT